CTGCTTCGTAAAGGATATCGGCGGCACGACGACGTGCGCGGTACCGCGCGGTGTGCCGCTTGTAGTTGATATCGCGCTTAGGGGTGTTATCAGACACAGTCAGATGCCCTAGTTGTTAACGCGGGAGAGGTACTCGCCGGTACGGGTATCAATCTTGAGTACGTTGCCGATCTCGATGAACAGCGGAACCTGGATCTCAGCGCCGGTTTCCAGGGTGGCAGGCTTGGTGCCGCCGGAAGAACGGTCACCCTGCAGGCCAGGCTCGGTGTGCTCCACCTTAAGGTCTACGGAGATAGGCAGTTCTGCAAAGAGTGCCTCATCCTCGTAGAAGGAAACCTGAACGCGCATGTTCTCCAGCAGGAAGCGAGCGGCATCGCCGAACTTCTCCGGCGGGAGCTCGTACTGCTCAAAGGTCTTTTCATCCATAACAACGTAGCTGGTGCCATCGTTGTACAGGTAGGTCATATCGCGGCGGTCCACGGTAGCGGTCTCTACCTTTACGCCAGCGTTCCAGGTCTTGTCCACGGTCTTACCGGAGACAACATCCTTGAGCTTGGTACGCACGAAGGCTGGGCCCTTGCCCGGCTTCACGTGCTGGAACTCAACGATCTGCATCAGTTTGTTGTCGATCTTCAGAACGAGGCCGTTCTTGAAATCAGTAGTATCAGCCATTGCGGTTTAACTCCCGAAAATTGTGGACTTAAGGTTGAAAACAATGTTTAAGCCTACCGGACAACTGCCCCTTGGGGTATTACCGGTCCCCCATTTCTTCCCCACAGTTGACAGCGGAGTGACTTTCGGGGCCTGTCGCCTGCCCTAAGCGGTCAGACACGCGAGCAATCAAAGGTTTTTATCCAGCAATAACTCGCTGTACGATAAGGCTTTGCTTAATTGATTTTTCACATACCTACCAAGGATTTTTGCGATGCCTCTCAAGAAGCTCTACGCCGCGGCTACCGCTACTGGCGCAGCCGTAGCAGCACTGTCCGCTCCGCAGGCCATGGCAGCAGACGCCCAGACCGTGATGTTCGGCGATTCTGTTTTTGCCAACCCAACCTATGGCCAAATTGGCACGACCTCGAGCCTGTCCCCTTCGGCGGGCACTACGCTCTCGTCTGCTACCCACGGCATCGAAGACGCCCCGGGCGCGCCGTCCCCACAGGGCTGCCCGCAGGGTCAGAGTAATGTTGGCCGCGAATTGGGGCGCGTTTCTGGTCAGCACGTAGCCAACTACGCATGCTCTGCGGCAAAGGCCGCCGGCCACTCGCACCGCAAGGACTTCAATGAGCAAATCAACGGAGCCATTGCTAATAATGATCTCAATGGCGAAACAAAGAACGTTTTGATTCAGTTTGGCGCCAATGATCTCCAGGAAATCCTGCGCCCATCTCTTTCTTCTTCCAACCCCTACTACGACGGCATGAAGCATTCGATCCAGCGGGTCCGCCACGCCGCCCCGAATGCCCACATCACCGTTGTAGGCTATCCCGCCATCTCCGCCCGCAATGGCGCAGTATGCCCGCTGCGCACCTCCGCACCGGGCTCCTCTGAAGCCGGATTCAACATGGACTATGCGGGCCTGGTTCGCACCGGCGAGGACCAGGTCAATAGCGCCATGTACAAGGCAGCCCGCGCAAACGGCGTACAGTATTACGACCTACGCGCCGACTCCATTGATCACGGCATGTGCGCGCCGGACAGCACCCGCTGGATTTCCGGCAAGTGGGAGTACTCCGTACCGCACAACCTCTTCAATCACCTCACGCACCTGGGCAACCGTAATGTCGCCCAGCTGCTCAACTCCAAGGTTCTAGCCCACTAGGCGGGCAGTTCAGTAAACTCCTTCGTCGCGGCGGTAATGATCTTCGGTGCGCCATCGGTGATGATAAGGGTATCTTCGATGCGCACGCCGCCCTTGCCGGGCACATAGATGCCCGGCTCGATGGTCAGGGTCATGCCGGCGGCGAGTTTGCCCTTACCGGTTTGTGCCGCGAACGGAGCTTCGTGGACGTCTAGGCCCACGCCGTGGCCCGTCGAGTGTACAAAGTAGTCGCCATAGCCGGCGGCGGAGATGACATCGCGGCAGGCGGCGTCGACGTCGGCAAGCTTAGCGCCCGGCACCGACGCTGCCACGCCTGCCTTTTGGGCGCGGAGCACCACATCATAGATTTCCTTGGCAAAGTCATTCGCCGTGCCCACAACGTAGGTGCGGGTGCAATCGGAGTTGAACCCGCGTAGGTGCGCACCGAAATCGATGGTTACGAGGTCGCCATCCTCGATTACCCGGTCATCAGCACCATGGTGCGGCATCGCCGAGTTCGGACCAGAAGCCACGATGGTATCGAAGCTCACTCGCTCCGAGCCGAGCATGCGCATCCGGTATTCCAAATCGGCAGCCACCTGGCGCTCGGTGCGGCCGGCGCGCAACTCACCAGCGGCGAGCAGATCCTCCAGCGCCTGATTAGCCAGCGCGGCAATCTCTTCCAGCTTCTCTAGCTCGAGCGAATCCTTGACCAAGCGAATTTTTTCAATGACCCCGGCGATGGGAACCAAGGTAACCGACTCCGGGGCGAACTCTTCCAGGTCCTTCAGCTCAGAGACCGAAAGGTAGTCGGCTTCAAAACCGACTCGAACCGGCCCCTCGACATCGGCAAATTGCTGCAGGAGCACCTTTCCTACCGCGCGGCCTTGGATAGCCTCCAGATCGGGAACCTCGCGGGCGATCTGCGTGGTGTACCGGCCGTCGGTAGCAACCTGCGCGGTAAGGTCCTTTCGCAGCAATAGCCCGCCATTCGAGCCGGAGAACCCCGAAAGGTAACGCACGTGCGTGAGGTGGGTGACCAGAACGGCATCGATGCGCTGGCCGGCTAGTTCCGCGGCAAGCTTGCGGCGCCGGTCACTAAAACGGGTATCTGCCAAAGCCATGATTTCATCCTTCTGGGTCGACTGCGGTGTAGAAAGTATCCACCCAGTATATCGACCCTGCCCCCGCAGTTGGGCGGATTTCTTTCTAGCCGGCTGCCGCCCAGCCCGTTCGTGAGGGCTTATTGGCAGAGGTAGTCCACTGCCGCCACGTAGCCGAAGACCCCCAACCCGGCGATGACGCCGCGGGCGATAGGGCTGAGATAGGAGTGATGGCGGAAGGGCTCGCGCGCATGCACATTAGAAATATGCACCTCTACGAATCCGGCGCCATCGGCTACCTCTGCCAGGGCATCCCGCAAGGCCACTGAGGTATGGGTAAAACCGCCGGGGTTGATAATCACTGGGTGGCCCGCATCCGCGGCGGCATGCACCTTCTCAATGAGCTCGCCCTCATGGTTGGACTGGAAGCACTCTACTTCTGCACCGTGCACGGCAGCGCGCGAGGAGATCATCTCTTCTACATCTGCCAAGGTGGTCGAGCCGTAGACATCCGGCTGGCGTTTTCCCAAGCGGTTCAAGTTCGGGCCGTTGAGGACAATAATCTTCATTTCTACTCCGAAATCGCGGCGTAGGCCGCCTCTAGCTCTTCCGTGCTGGGGCCTTCGAGGCGGGCGGTCTCGCCCACCCCGGTCAAGGCGACAAACCGAATCTTTCCGTCGCGGTTCTTCTTATCGTGGGTCATCGCCTCATACAGGTCCGCGAACTGGCCCGGCCTATACGTGGTTGGCAGCCCAATGCTGTCAAGGATTCGGCGGTGCTTTTCCACCAGTTCTGCGTCAATGAGGCCGCGCGCATGCGCCAGGTGGGCGATGAACATCATGCCCACGGCCACCGCGTTGCCATGGCGCCACTGATACTGTTCATGGCGCTCCACCGCATGGCCAAAGGTATGGCCGTAATTGAGCGTTTCGCGCAGGCCCGATTCTTTAAGGTCCTCGCCCACCACCGCGGCTTTTACCGCGATGGAGCGCTCAATCAATTCTGGAAGATAGCCCTGGGGGTCCACGCATGCGGCGGGGTCGATCTCATAACGCTCAAGGATCACCGGATCATGGATGAAGCCGGTTTTGATGATTTCTGCCGAGCCAGCAATGATCTCCGCCGCGGGCAGGGTATCAAGGCGCTCGAGATCCACAAACACAGAGTCTGGCTCATGAAAAGCGCCAACGAGGTTCTTGCCGGCTGCGGTATTGATGCCGGTTTTGCCGCCGACGGCCGCGTCAACCATGGCCAATAGCGTGGTGGGCACCTGAATGACCTTGATGCCGCGCATCCACCCGGCCGCAGCGAACCCCGCCAAATCGGTGGTGGCGCCACCGCCGAGGCCGATGATGGCGTCACGGCGGTTAAAGCCCTTCTCCCCCAGCTGATCCCATACGCTACCGATGACGCTGAGCTGCTTGGCGGCCTCGGCATCGGGGACGTCGATAAGCGTAGGCTCCACCCCCTCAGCGGCGACGAGTTCCGCTAAGCGCTCGGCCGCGGCACGCAGCGGCGGCTGGCAGATAATGCCCGCCTGGCCTGCACCAATCTGCGCACAGCGCTGCGCGATGTCCCGGTTGAGATCGGTGCCAATGCGAACTTCATAGGGCTGTGGTCCATTAACGGCAATGCTGGGCATGATGGTCCTTTCCGTTCGCCGCCAAGCCAGCATGGCGAGGAACTAGTGGTAGCGCTGCGGAGAATCTACAGGGTATCGAGGAAGCCGAGAATATCGCCTACTACCTGCTGTGGGGTCCGGGCATCGGTGCGTACCCGGTAATCGGCCACCTCTTGGTAATAGGGGCGCCGCGCCTCCACAAGGTTGCGGTAGTGCTCAAGGGGATCTGCGGCTGCGAGAACCGGCCGATTGCTATCCCCGGACGTCCGCCGTGCACCTTCTTCAGGGGAAATATCCAAAAAGATGACGGTATGGCGCTCCAGCAGCTCACGGGTGGCGTCCGTCAGCACTGCCCCGCCGCCGAGGCTGACTACTCCACCAGTGCGCAGTGCCGCAGCAACGTGCTCGGCTTCGAGCGCGCGAAAGTCTGGTTCACCAAGCTCGCTAAAGACTTCTCCGCACGGCTTATCCTTAGCCTGTTCGATAAGGTGGTCCGAATCCACCAGTTCGCAGCTCAAGGCGTGGGAAAGGCGGCGGCCAATGGTGGATTTACCCGCACCTGGCGGGCCAACCAAAACAACGCGTGGACGGGGCAGGCCCGTAACGGCGGTTGGGGTGGTCATAACTTACTCCTGGTCAAAAGCAAGGCGGTCCGAAACGTATTTATCATACGCGGCGATGGCCGCAGAGGTTTCTTCGAGGCTATCGCCGCCGAATTTTTCTAGCACGGCGCGCGCAAGAACGAGGGCAACCATTGCTTCTGCAACGACGCCCGCCGCCGGAACCGCGCACACATCTGAGCGCTGGTGGATGGCAGTAGCTGCAGCGCCAGACTCCATATCAATGGTGCGCAAGGCACGCGGCACGGTAGAAATCGGCTTCATTGCCGCCCGCACGCGCAACTGCTGCCCATTCGTCATGCCGCCTTCGAGTCCGCCAGCACGGTTGCTAAGGCGGGATACCCCGTCTTCGGTTCGCACCATCTCATCGTGGGCAACAGAACCGCGACGACGGGCCTCGGCAAAGCCATCGCCAATTTCCACGCCCTTGATAGCCTGAATACCCATCAAGGCGCTGGCCAATTGGGCGTCCAAGCGGTCATCGCCGGAAATATGCGAGCCCAGCCCGATAGGCAGGCCATCGACCACAACTTCAACGATGCCGCCCAAGGTATCGCCCTGCTTTTTTGCGGCCTCAATTTCCGCAATCATGGAGGCTTCAGCCGCCTTATCGCAGGCGCGGACCGGCGAGGCATCGATAGCCTCGATGTCCGCGAACGCTGGCGCAGGCCCCTCATAAGGCTCGGAAGCGCCAATGGAAATCACGTGGGAGAGAACCTCGACGCCGAGGGTCTCGCGCAGGAAATTGCGCGCAACGGTAGCTGCGGCCACTCGCGCCGCCGTCTCACGCGCAGAGGATCGCTCGAGGATGGGGCGTGCTTCCCTGTGGCGGTACTTCACCATTCCGGCAAAGTCCGCGTGCCCTGGGCGCGGCCTCGTCAAGGCGGCACCGCGGCCGGAGTTCATCGCCTTGATGGTTTCTTCATCGTCCATATCCAGCGGATCGGCCGACATGATGGTGGTCCACTTGGGCCACTCCGTATTGCCAATCATGATGGCGATGGGACTACCCAAGGTAAGCCCGTGGCGGACTCCACCCAGCACGGTGACCTCATCAGCCTCAAACTTCATACGGGCACCGCGGCCATAGCCTAGGCGGCGCCGGGAAAGCTGATGGGAAATATCGGCGCGGGTAATAGGAACCCCAGCGGGCATATGCTCCAGCATCGAAATAAGAGCTTGGCCGTGGGATTCACCTGCAGTAGTCCAACGAAGCATGCGGGTATTATCGCACGGCCTGGCCAATCCAGTACCAACTTGGCCCCCGCAATATATTCTTCCACCCCCTCAAAGAGGGTGCGCACATGCGATAACGACCGCTGCCGCTAGCAACATTGCAGGACCATGCGGGCTCTCCTTCTGCCCACTGCACGCCGACCACATAAGCGTCAGGAGGGACGCGCAGCCGCTTGCCGCTACCACGCCCATAAACCCGGCCACATGCCCCACCAGCATTCCCAAGGGCCAAGCGAGTTTGATGTCGCCTCCACCGACTCCTGCACGAACTAGCCCTAGCACCAGGTACAGCCCCGGCCACCACAGCCCACTCCAATTGGCAACGGCGAGCGAGAGCACCGCAGATGGAAGGGTTAACCAGTCTGGCAATCGGCGCTGCCGAATATCCCACCAAGACAAGGTTGCTGCCCATAAACAATAAATAATTCCCCCGACTATTAGCACGGGGATCACTCTAAGGCACGCTGTGAGGAAGCGCTGGGCGTCAATGTCTACATGGCGAAGTCTGCAGTTCCTGCTACACGGGGATTCCAGCCCGCGCTTGCCGACGCCCCCTTTTTTACTTAGTCGTCTGCGACCGCTTCTGCAGCTCCTCGTGCAATGCCTTCAGCATGTCTTCCCGCGGGGCGGCCACCCCGGTAAATTGCTCGAACTGGCTAAATGCTTGGTGCGCGAGCATGACATGCCCGCCCACGGTCTTGTAGCCATTGGCCGCCGCGCACGAGGTCAGCGGTGTGGGCCAGGGATCATAGATGACGTCCAGCACCGGTGCGTGGGCGAGGTCAAAGACATAGTCTTCCACCGCCGCGGCTGGAACGGTGGACACAATGACATCGGCAGCGCGAGCCAGCGCGGATAAGTCCCCGTCGAAACTGACAAAGGAAAGTTCCAGCCCTAATTTCTGGGCGAGCGGCAAAAGTTCGGCGCTGCGGTCGGAACGGTTGAGGACCGTAACCTTTTTCACCCCGCGCTCGGACAGCGCCCACAACGCTGGACGGGCGGTGCCGCCAGCACCAATGAGCAGCGCATGGGCTGCTGGGCCATCCCCCAGAAGTTCGCCGAGCGCACCGCGTACGCCCTCGGTATCGGTATTGTCCGCATACCAACCATCAGCCCTGCGCACCAAGGTGTTTGCTGAGCCTATCAGTTGGGCCCGGTCGCTTACGGTATCCGCAAAGCGGAGGGCGGCAAACTTGCCGGGCATGGTCACGGAGAAACCAGCAAACTCTGAGTCGCTTGCCGCCACCAATTCCGGCAGCCCCTCCGCCGAGGTTTCACAGCGGGTGTAGTCCCAACCGGCCAGCCCGGCGGCCTCGTAGCCAGCATTGTGAAGCACCGGAGACAAGGAGTGCTTGATGGGGCTACCAAGGACCGCCGCACGTGGCATGGTGTTCTACCTCTTTGTGGTTGTCGCGACTCTACTCGGCGGGCTGCTCGGCAGCGGCGTCGCCGTTGCCGGAACCAGCGCCCTCGCCTTCGCGCTTGGAGTCAAGCACGCCGGAGCGGATGGCATCATCAACGCGGCCCAAGTGCTCATCGTAGGTGTCGGAGAAGACGGTAGTGCCCTCCTCGTCCACGGTGACGAAGAACTTCCAGTTGCCCTCAGCCGGTTCTTCCATGGCCTTGATTGCATCGTCCGAAGGAGAAGCAATCGGGGTATCTGGTAGGCCTTCCTTCGCGTAGGTATTCCATGGGGTCTTTTCGCCGCGGGCCTCGTCGGTGGTGGCCAGCTCAACGTCTTCCAAGCCGTAGTTCACGGTGGAGTCAAACTCCAGGCGCATTGGCTCGTCCAAGCGGTTGAGGATAACGCGGGCAACCTTATCGAACTCGCCCGCCGGCGCCTCGCGCTCCACCAAGGAAGCGGAGGTGAGCAACTCATAAGGGCTCAAGCCGATAGCCTGGGCGCGTTCCTCAATATTGGTCTCGTTGTAGCGCTTGGTGGAGCGGGTGATGAGATCCTTGAGGATATCCTTGGCCTCCATGTTGGGGTCTAAGACATACTGGCCTGGGGCAATAAGGCCCTCAATGCGCTTGGGATCATTGCCGCGCTTATTAATAGCGTCCAAGGCCCACTCCGGCGCGCCCAGCTCGGCTGGGTCGGTTTCCGCCGCGACCTTTTCAAGGTCCTCCTTCTTCAGGCAGTTGCCATCGTTGCAGCTGACCTCAGAAATCAGGGAGTAAATGCCGTAGCGGACGTCTCCGCCCACAACCTTGACGTCCTCCAAGGTGGCGCCACCTTGGACCTCGAGCATGTCCACGCGGTTATTCTCATCCAGCAATGCCTCGACTGCCGCGTCCGCGCTCATTTCTTCCTGTAGGCGGTAAAAGCCCGGCTGGATTTGGCTCGCGCCGTGGTTCATCGACGCAGCAGAATCGAAAGCGTCTTGCGTCTTCACCACATTCTTTTCTACCAATGCAGGTCCGAGCTCGGACATGGACGAGCCTTCCGGCACCTCCACCAGCTGGGTGGTACCGTTGCCGGTTCCTTCATAATCGGCGGAGGTATTGCCGAGGCGGAATCCGATGTAGATAAGGGCGCCAAGGATGACGATGATGGACGCAATGACAACGGCAATGCCGCGCTGGCGGCGCTTGACGTATTTCGGCTCCATCGATCGGCCGAGGCGTTCTTGGTTACGGCTCACGTGTTTTAGTCTCCTGAGTCTGAAGGCTGGTCTATTGCATCATGGGATCGTAGCGCGCTCGCGCGCCCATCCAACCAAGTCTGCAATATCTCCACCGCTGCTGCTTGGTCGATGACTTTACGGCCCTTCTTCTCGGACACGCCGGACGCGCGCAGCGCGGTGGTTGCTGCCACGGTGGTCAGACGCTCATCAGCCAAACGTACTGGTGGTGGAACTTTATCTATATTTGCATCTCGATTCAACCGACGGCGGATCCGAAACGCAATTTCTTTAGCGTGTTTTACGCTTTTGGAGCCATTTCCCTGCAAGTCCCGTGGCAGGCCAACGACAACTTCAACTGCATCATAGGAATCTATGAGCTCCAGGATGCGGTCAATATCGCCCTTATCGCGGTCCTTGAACCCGGTTTCCCGGTGCACGGTCTCCACTGGGGTGGCAAGCGTGGCTTCCCTATTGGACACTGCCACACCAATGCGCACCGTGCCGACATCGAGCGCGAGCCGGCGGCCCTGCCCCGGGTCATCAACTCCGGGGCTATCTGGTTCCACTTTTGCCACGGTCGAACTCCTACAGGGACTCGAGCATGTCCTTGACGGCTGCAAAGCCGCGCTCAGCGCCGGCTGCAGTAGAGCCAGAGCCCTGGGCCATATCCGGCTTACCGCCACCACGGCCGTCGACGTACTGTCCAAACTCCTTGACGATGTCGCCGGACTTTACGCCGCGGCCAACAGCCTTGTCCGTGGCTGCCGCGATGAATGGGAACTTGCCCTTGTCTTCGGCGCCCAGGACGATGACGGCTTCTTCCTCGCGCAGGCGGTTGCGCAGGTCCGTTGCAACGGTGCGCAGGTCTCCTCCAGTGGTGCCTTCCGGCAAGGTCAGCGCAATGACCTTGAATCCATTGATGTCCTTAGCAGCGCCGACGAACTCGGAGGCACGTGCAGCCAGCTGCTGCTTGCGTAGGGTTTCAATTTCCTTCTCCGCTGCCTTGAGCTTTTCAGACAGCTGCGCGATGCGCTCCGGCAGATCCTCGGTCTGTACCTTCAGCTCGCGGGACACGCCTTCTACCAAGGCGGTTTCCTTGGAGTAGTAACGGAAAGCATCCAAACCGGAGTAGGCCTCGATGCGGCGAGCACCAGAGCCAACGGAGGACTCACCGAGCACGGACACCGGTCCGATTTCAGCGGAGGAAGCAACGTGGGTGCCGCCGCAGAGCTCGATGGAGAACGGTCCGCCGATTTCTACTACGCGGACCTCCTTGCCGTAGTTCTCACCGAATAGCGCCATAGCGCCCATGGCCTTGGCCTCCTCCAGGGAGGTCTCAATGGTATTCACGGCAAAGTTGGAGTCGATTGCCTGGTTGGTGATCAATGCAATCTCTTCCAGCTGTGCCTGGCTGAGCTGCTCGGTGTAGTTGAAGTCAAAGCGCAGGTAGCCCGGGCGGTTCATGGAGCCGGCCTGGACGGCGGTGGGGCCAAGCACCTGGCGCAGTGCGGCGTGAATGAGGTGCGTAGCAGAGTGTGCCTGGGTAGCACCGTGGCGCCACTGCTCGTCGACGGCCGCCTCAACGGACATGCCCAAGTCAAGGCCGCCGGCAGTAACCGTCGCCTTGTGTACCCACAGCTTCTTGCCAATCTTTTGAACGTCGTTGACCTCAAGGAGGGATTCTCCGGCCATGATGCGGCCGCGGTCTGCCATCTGGCCGCCAGCTTCGGCGTACAGCGGGGTGTGGTCCAAGATGACCTCAACCTGCTCGCCCTCGTGCACCTGGTCGACTTTCTCGCCGCCGCGGACGAGGCCGATCACGCGGGCGTCGGAAGTAAGCTCCTCAAAGCCGGTGAAGACGGTGGGGTTATTGTCCACCCAATCGCGGTAGAGGGAAAGGTCAGTGTGGCCGTGCTTCTTGGCCTGATTATCGGCCTTGGCGCGGCGGCGCTGCTCGCCCATGGCGTCGTTAAAGCCATCCATGTCGACCTCAAGGCCGGCCTCCTGGGCCATCTCCAAGGTCAAGTCGATGGGGAAACCGTAGGTATCGTGCAGCTCAAAGGCCTTCTCGCCCGGCAGGACCTTTGCGGTCTTCGCGCGGGAGGTGGACTTGAGCTCCTGTACGGCATCATCGAAGAGGCGGGTGCCGGACTCGAGGGTCTTCAGGAAGGCCTTTTCCTCACTAACCGCAACGCGCAGGATGCGCTCGCGGTTGTCGGCAATCTCCGGGTAGGACGGGGTCATGGTATCCATGACCGTATTCATGAAGCGCTCCATGGTGGCGCCCTTAGCACCCAGCAGCTTGGCGGAACGGATAATGCGACGCAGCAGGCGGCGCAGGATGTACCCGCGGCCCTCGTTGCCCGGGGTCACGCCATCCAGGATAAGCATCATGCCGGTACGGGAGTGGTCAGCTACCACGCGGAAGCGGATATTGTCCTCGTGGGAGGCCTTGTCACCATAGGTGGCGCCGGTAAGCTCCTCAGCTACGTCAATAACTGGGCGCAGCAGGTCCGTTTCATAGACGTTGTCTACGTCCTGCAAAATGCAGGCCACGCGCTCGATGCCCAGGCCGGTATCGATATTCTTCTTGGGCAGCTCGCCGACGATCTCAAAGTTGCCCTTGCCAATGCCCTCGCCGCGCTCATTTTGCATGAAGACCAGGTTCCAAATCTCCATGTAGCGGTTGTCATCGGCGATCGGGCCGCCGTCCTTGCCGTACTCAGGACCGCGGTCATAATAAATCTCGGAGCACGGGCCGCAGGGCCCAGGGATACCCATGGACCAGTAGTTGTCCTCCATGCCGAGGCGCTGAATGCGCTCTTCTGGAACACCGATCTTGTCGCGCCAAATTTCGGCAGCCTCATCATCATCCAGGTAAACCGTAACCCACAGGCGCTCTGGGTCTAGGCCAAAGCCGCCCTCCTCAACGGAGCCGGTAAGCAAGGTCCACGCATTGGTGATGGCGCCTTCCTTGAAGTACTGGCCAAAGGAGAAATTGCCGGCCATCTGGAAGAAGGTGTTGTGGCGGGTGGTAATGCCCACCTCATCAATGTCCAAGGTGCGCACGCACTTTTGGATGGAAGTGGCAAGGCCCTTGGCAAAGGGCGGGTTCTGCTGGCCTAGGAA
The nucleotide sequence above comes from Corynebacterium tuberculostearicum. Encoded proteins:
- the efp gene encoding elongation factor P, with translation MADTTDFKNGLVLKIDNKLMQIVEFQHVKPGKGPAFVRTKLKDVVSGKTVDKTWNAGVKVETATVDRRDMTYLYNDGTSYVVMDEKTFEQYELPPEKFGDAARFLLENMRVQVSFYEDEALFAELPISVDLKVEHTEPGLQGDRSSGGTKPATLETGAEIQVPLFIEIGNVLKIDTRTGEYLSRVNN
- a CDS encoding GDSL-type esterase/lipase family protein codes for the protein MPLKKLYAAATATGAAVAALSAPQAMAADAQTVMFGDSVFANPTYGQIGTTSSLSPSAGTTLSSATHGIEDAPGAPSPQGCPQGQSNVGRELGRVSGQHVANYACSAAKAAGHSHRKDFNEQINGAIANNDLNGETKNVLIQFGANDLQEILRPSLSSSNPYYDGMKHSIQRVRHAAPNAHITVVGYPAISARNGAVCPLRTSAPGSSEAGFNMDYAGLVRTGEDQVNSAMYKAARANGVQYYDLRADSIDHGMCAPDSTRWISGKWEYSVPHNLFNHLTHLGNRNVAQLLNSKVLAH
- a CDS encoding aminopeptidase P family protein, encoding MALADTRFSDRRRKLAAELAGQRIDAVLVTHLTHVRYLSGFSGSNGGLLLRKDLTAQVATDGRYTTQIAREVPDLEAIQGRAVGKVLLQQFADVEGPVRVGFEADYLSVSELKDLEEFAPESVTLVPIAGVIEKIRLVKDSLELEKLEEIAALANQALEDLLAAGELRAGRTERQVAADLEYRMRMLGSERVSFDTIVASGPNSAMPHHGADDRVIEDGDLVTIDFGAHLRGFNSDCTRTYVVGTANDFAKEIYDVVLRAQKAGVAASVPGAKLADVDAACRDVISAAGYGDYFVHSTGHGVGLDVHEAPFAAQTGKGKLAAGMTLTIEPGIYVPGKGGVRIEDTLIITDGAPKIITAATKEFTELPA
- the aroQ gene encoding type II 3-dehydroquinate dehydratase, with product MKIIVLNGPNLNRLGKRQPDVYGSTTLADVEEMISSRAAVHGAEVECFQSNHEGELIEKVHAAADAGHPVIINPGGFTHTSVALRDALAEVADGAGFVEVHISNVHAREPFRHHSYLSPIARGVIAGLGVFGYVAAVDYLCQ
- the aroB gene encoding 3-dehydroquinate synthase, with the translated sequence MPSIAVNGPQPYEVRIGTDLNRDIAQRCAQIGAGQAGIICQPPLRAAAERLAELVAAEGVEPTLIDVPDAEAAKQLSVIGSVWDQLGEKGFNRRDAIIGLGGGATTDLAGFAAAGWMRGIKVIQVPTTLLAMVDAAVGGKTGINTAAGKNLVGAFHEPDSVFVDLERLDTLPAAEIIAGSAEIIKTGFIHDPVILERYEIDPAACVDPQGYLPELIERSIAVKAAVVGEDLKESGLRETLNYGHTFGHAVERHEQYQWRHGNAVAVGMMFIAHLAHARGLIDAELVEKHRRILDSIGLPTTYRPGQFADLYEAMTHDKKNRDGKIRFVALTGVGETARLEGPSTEELEAAYAAISE
- a CDS encoding shikimate kinase, which codes for MTTPTAVTGLPRPRVVLVGPPGAGKSTIGRRLSHALSCELVDSDHLIEQAKDKPCGEVFSELGEPDFRALEAEHVAAALRTGGVVSLGGGAVLTDATRELLERHTVIFLDISPEEGARRTSGDSNRPVLAAADPLEHYRNLVEARRPYYQEVADYRVRTDARTPQQVVGDILGFLDTL
- the aroC gene encoding chorismate synthase, which produces MLRWTTAGESHGQALISMLEHMPAGVPITRADISHQLSRRRLGYGRGARMKFEADEVTVLGGVRHGLTLGSPIAIMIGNTEWPKWTTIMSADPLDMDDEETIKAMNSGRGAALTRPRPGHADFAGMVKYRHREARPILERSSARETAARVAAATVARNFLRETLGVEVLSHVISIGASEPYEGPAPAFADIEAIDASPVRACDKAAEASMIAEIEAAKKQGDTLGGIVEVVVDGLPIGLGSHISGDDRLDAQLASALMGIQAIKGVEIGDGFAEARRRGSVAHDEMVRTEDGVSRLSNRAGGLEGGMTNGQQLRVRAAMKPISTVPRALRTIDMESGAAATAIHQRSDVCAVPAAGVVAEAMVALVLARAVLEKFGGDSLEETSAAIAAYDKYVSDRLAFDQE
- a CDS encoding A24 family peptidase is translated as MIPVLIVGGIIYCLWAATLSWWDIRQRRLPDWLTLPSAVLSLAVANWSGLWWPGLYLVLGLVRAGVGGGDIKLAWPLGMLVGHVAGFMGVVAASGCASLLTLMWSACSGQKESPHGPAMLLAAAVVIACAHPL
- a CDS encoding shikimate dehydrogenase, translated to MPRAAVLGSPIKHSLSPVLHNAGYEAAGLAGWDYTRCETSAEGLPELVAASDSEFAGFSVTMPGKFAALRFADTVSDRAQLIGSANTLVRRADGWYADNTDTEGVRGALGELLGDGPAAHALLIGAGGTARPALWALSERGVKKVTVLNRSDRSAELLPLAQKLGLELSFVSFDGDLSALARAADVIVSTVPAAAVEDYVFDLAHAPVLDVIYDPWPTPLTSCAAANGYKTVGGHVMLAHQAFSQFEQFTGVAAPREDMLKALHEELQKRSQTTK
- the mltG gene encoding endolytic transglycosylase MltG, with protein sequence MEPKYVKRRQRGIAVVIASIIVILGALIYIGFRLGNTSADYEGTGNGTTQLVEVPEGSSMSELGPALVEKNVVKTQDAFDSAASMNHGASQIQPGFYRLQEEMSADAAVEALLDENNRVDMLEVQGGATLEDVKVVGGDVRYGIYSLISEVSCNDGNCLKKEDLEKVAAETDPAELGAPEWALDAINKRGNDPKRIEGLIAPGQYVLDPNMEAKDILKDLITRSTKRYNETNIEERAQAIGLSPYELLTSASLVEREAPAGEFDKVARVILNRLDEPMRLEFDSTVNYGLEDVELATTDEARGEKTPWNTYAKEGLPDTPIASPSDDAIKAMEEPAEGNWKFFVTVDEEGTTVFSDTYDEHLGRVDDAIRSGVLDSKREGEGAGSGNGDAAAEQPAE
- the ruvX gene encoding Holliday junction resolvase RuvX, with product MAKVEPDSPGVDDPGQGRRLALDVGTVRIGVAVSNREATLATPVETVHRETGFKDRDKGDIDRILELIDSYDAVEVVVGLPRDLQGNGSKSVKHAKEIAFRIRRRLNRDANIDKVPPPVRLADERLTTVAATTALRASGVSEKKGRKVIDQAAAVEILQTWLDGRASALRSHDAIDQPSDSGD